The window GTATAGTTAAACTTTTTAACAAGATTTTCGAAGGAGGGAACTACCCAAAAGAATGGGAAGTTGGTGTAGTATGtcctatttacaaaaagaaaggacACAGAaatctaccaaaaaactatagaggaattacactgcTAGACTCGTTGAGTAAGGTGTACACAGGGATACTAGCGAATAGGCTAAGCGACTGGGCGGAGAGTCAGTCGATATTGTCAGtctaccaagggggatttaggagaCGTCGCAGAACAACAGATAGCATAATGACTGTCaagatgatcatagaaaaatatctggatagaaaaggggggaaagtgtacatagctgcaatagactttgagaaagcatttgatacggttagTAGAAGAGCTTTATTGGAAAAATTAGGGAACGTAGGGGTATCTAGGAAAATGATCTTAGCGATTGAAGCTATATATAGGAAGGTATATTGTAGGGTTAGATTGGAGGGCAATCGGTTGAGCGAACTAATAGAGTGTAAGGTAGGTCTGAAACAGGGCTGTAAATTATCGCCCATACtatttctcctgttcattaatgacatcctccagGGCCACGGTAGAGATAGCTGGGCGGTGCCAGCGGTAAATGGGCTTGAGATACCAGgcttaatatttgcagatgatgtgatcctACTTGCCCTGACAGGGGGAGGCTTACAGAAAAGCCTCAACATGGTTGAGGATTTTGCAAGGAAATGGTCCCTGAAAATCAATGGAAGTAAGTCGAAGGTGTTGGTGGTAAGTAAAACTaagagaaggaagaatgaaaggatatgggCGGTACAGGGAGAGAAGGTTGAGGAGGTAAGCAAACTAGAATATCTTGGGGTAATTTTAAACAGGAAAGGAGACTGGAACGACCAAGTGAGGGCAGCGAAGTGGAAAGGAACCGCAGCACTTTCGGTGGTCAACATCCTAGAGTCAAAATTCCCTGGTGTAAATTACAGTCTGCAGAGAATGGTTTTGAAAACGCTGGTGCTGGGCAGAGCTCTGTACGGGGTGGAGCTATGGGGTTTAGAGGACAAAAAAGACATGTTGAAACAGATTATATCCaggttcagtaaaataataatgcaattaccaCAATGCACGGCCAATGCCGGAGCACTACTTATGTGTGGGGAGTGTATTGAAGCTGATTGTGTgaaaagagtactaaaatattggaTGAGACTTAAACTAGGAGAAGGGGGTGCTGTTCTACAAGCAGCATATATCCAACAGTTGAAACATATGTATAAGGGATGTTGGTTGACGAGAGTTAAAGAGTATCTGAATAGGATTGGTATGGGGTATATCTGGAAGACAGTCTGGCACGGGAAAGAGAGCGGTAGACTGAGTGAGATAGTAGAGAGAGTTAAAGACATCCAAAGACAGCGCTTGATAGAGGAAGGTATGGAGAAGTGCTCCCTTAGCCTGTATTATGAAATCGCCAAAATTACAAGAATAAGCATCACCAAGGTAAACAGAGCAGAGAGAAGAGGAATGGTATGGTGGTTATTGGGGTTGCATAAAAATAGGGGATGGATAAGAAGAGCGGACAAGTCACGGTGTATATTATGTGAAAAAGTAGCAAATGATCTGCACTTGGTGAAAGAATGTGTGGCTCTAGATAAAGTGAGAAACAAACTGTTGAATCAAGAAGAACAAACCATAATTAAGCAGGGGGAtgatcataaaattattagttgGGTAGTGAAAGAATGGTTAAGAGCTGGTAATttaaataaattcttatgtgcGGCGAAAAAATTATGTGTGAGTAAAATAGAAGGAGGATCGGGTCAATGCTGCTCTTAGGGTTTAGGAGTCTTAGAGTTAGAAGTAGTTAGTATATGACTTAACGATCTACCATGTATGTGCAACAAAATGGATCATGGATAAGTGTTGCTGACAATAATGATGAGGGAAGATATGTACCCCTATAGAGTGCAGTTAGGTTTTATTCTTAATATACATTCCTATGTATAGTGGATTATATGTAAACCAGGAGTCATATTGAGTAGGAGATAGTAGGAAGAATAGCATTAGTTAATAATTAGAGGTACTAAGATAGAATTAGGAATGAGGGGAAAGGGGACTCAGGATATAACCGTTAAAAaagggtgggacgggcccacccgaaAGATGTAAGTGCCAACTTAGTAGACTTAGACTGGGCGTGGTACCCtgcatggagactggtatcccgctCGTGCGGGGGGCCACCAAGTATGTTGGAAGAGTATAGGGAAGTAGGGTTGGCCctcacatgtggactggtcatccgccaatGTGGGGGTCCACCCAGTAGTTTTAGTCGGTAGGAAAGAGAGCGGCTTCAGCTTTACGGGGCAGGCCGcgatggaatggtgagagggacacACGGTCATCTGGTAAGTTGTGGGGGTCCTTATTAGGGCCTAgtagatagggccggtcgtgtcatcatcgggagggcggcttcttctcaccaggggtgatgacacggccggacagtagggGTAGATGCTTAATTTTGGATCTTGTTTTACCTTAGATTAGTTTTTATGGTTATAGGGTTGGCACTTTCATGTGgtatggtcatccgcccatgtaagaggccatcagtagatttagttggtataGTTATGCTTATACTGTTTTTCCTTTTGTTCATTTTATTGGTTTCTTTTGTTAATAGTAGGGGCAAATTAGTAGAATTAGTCTAGGGTGGTGACTCACATGGAGACTGGTATACCGCTCGTGTGAGGGACCACCAACTTAGTTGACAGGATTGCAGGGTtgacccttacatgtggactggtcatccgcccatgtaggggATAGCTCAGTAGACTAGTTGGTGTGCTTATAGAACTGTtttaattgtttagtttagtttattttatGGTTCTTTCTGTTTCTGGTATTATAGTAcggtgaacatgtatcggggcgaacagcctgtaatgttcaatgttcaataaataaatctATTAATTCAGTAGACTTACCCccccaccatggcactacagctcttgaagggccttgacctaccaagcgaccgctgcttaacccgaaggcctgcagattacgaggtgccgtgtgtgcctctcggccgctattcttgtatttttttaagaccggggccgctatctcacagtcagatagctcctcaaatcaaatcaaatctaatcacgttggtgtaggttgagtggacctcgcaccagccctcaggtccaggtaaaaattcctgacctggccgggaatcgaacccggggcctccgggtaagaggcacgtacgctgcccctacaccacggggccggcagactTACTATTACCGTATTTAAATTACCTACATATTTCATCTTTCTCTGCCACTTTCTCCACCCACACTCCGGTGCGAACACGGCTACAATCTGTGTCACATATATATTTTCCCTATCTTATTCTAACTACCCGTCAGAACAGAGCAGATACATCACCACCATTACGGCTGCTAGACAGTCATTCAGGGtccgtagatgcagagtgggttgttgtcccataagctctgtactctgactggccaaccgagcagaggaaagttggtcacggctctgccgtggctctacgcctctgcattcgggagacgggcctggggcacagtgccggacttcacgcctggtcccacccgtcggctgtcctgagaatggttttccgtggttttccatcctcctgcactaaggcgaatgccgggacagttcggagtataggccacggccgcctaccctctcaccttctccgcaaatctccttcacagtaacaaatcttccggcctgagagacggcgtcaccgtctaagaggcccacctcccccttcagggaagggttgaaaacgtttagtagtagtagtagtagtagtagttattcaGTTGTACTGTCCCAGTTGTACAATTAAGAAACTGGGGGTGGAGGTGGGGATAGGGTTGGTAATGGTGGTGATCAAATTTTGAAATGTATAGTATTATCCGATTTCTGCATGTGAAGGCATCTCAACACCTGAAGAAATCGTAGAGTAAGACCTGACAGTGAGTTGCAATGAACAGGTTTCCCATTTATGCACGATAACACCACGCTGCTATCAGCCAATTCTACACGTCAGTTATTATATAGAGCACAATCTTTGGATGGTACAACTGATACCCAATATCATTGTAAAATTAAAGAAGCATCTACGTTTAAAAGGATTGGAACCACACTGAAGTTACTAAGGTTGGCATGTCTTGATGTCAGGTGTTTGATCTATATTatttgtaccgggtgagttggccgtgtgcttaggggcgcgcagctgtgagcttgcgtccgggaggtagtggattcgagccccactctcggcggccctgaagatggttttccatagttttccattttcacaccaggaaaatgctggggctgtaccttaattaaggccacggccgattccttccctaccgagctcgatagctgcagtcgcttaagtgcgaccagtatccagtattcgggagatagtgggttcgaaccccactgtcggcagccctgaagatggttttccgtggtttcccattttcacaccaggcaaatgctgaggctgtacctatattaaggccacggccgcttccttcccattcctaggcctttcctctcccagcgtcgccataagacgtaggcctaaagcaaatagcaaaaaaaaaaaaaaatatatatatccttccctctcctaggcttttcctatcccatcgtcgtcataagacctatgtatgtcggtgcgacgtaaatcaaattgaaaaaatGTATATTATTTCTATGCCGAGAGAGGTGTCTTAATATACCGTTAAAATAAAAGGGCAATGTGTAAAAAGAAAATGAGCAAGACCCAAGTTCATGCTACGTATGTATTATACGTGTATTTATAAGTAGGAACTATTTACGCAATTCGAAGTCCTGTTACTTTGTTTACTGAATCACCCTCATATTAGACTATATGTGTCTGTAGCGTGTTGTGTGCAAATGAGAAATTAGCTATGAATGATTTTTCGTCTTCGAATTTGGTTCTATATTCTGCCTGCTTTATTGTCCGTATGTTCATCTCCCTTCGGCAACGACAGCAAGTGTTGCAGGTCGCTCCAAATAACGCAGTTTACTTTGCATTTTCGAAATTACTTTACCCTCTTCCTCTCCTTCAATGTTTTTATGAAGTTTATTGGAATATCATACTGAGCCCCCTGTTCTAATTTGAAATATTCGAATTTTTTACCGACGATATTTTGAAAtgaagaaatatttccaaaattcttGTACATATACATTTTCATGAATGTATGTTTAATACCTCAGAGAAAGTCTTTTGAAACAAtaataaattgttttttttttacatacacgGAAAAGAATAACAGCGTTCAAAGCACAAAAAtgtgaccgggccaggaatggaatgaatgaagcccccatctagcggcgcggatagggatagtgccggctgccgaagcctgtcacatttcCCTGGAcaaccctaatattttgatatattcatatactgTCCGTGTTAGTAAAATAAGACTTTTAAAGAGTGGAATTCTGCTCGTCTTGTAAAAATCTCATTCTCAATATGAAGTATTTTATGTAACTTTATCATAGATCTATCGGTATACTGTACTTCTTCAGTGTATACACGAGGTCATTTTACGCCATCACCAGCTTACTGCTCCGTCACGCACCTagttttcagcaattaattatgacACTACTGTtgctatttttgctagttgctttacgtcgcaccgacacagataggtcttatggcgacgatgggacgggaaagggcaagtagtgggaaagaagcggccgtggccttaattaaggtacagccccagaatttgcctggtgtgcaaatgggaaaccacggaaaaccatctttaggattgacaacagtggggttcgaccccactatctctcgaatactgaatactagccgcacttaagcgactgcagctcttgAGTTCGTTTGAAGGAAATTCGCGTACCCTACGTAAAATCCATCGACAGAAGTACACATGACGGAAACGATCAGCAGAAATCAAGTACTGGACTCCTGTGTAGTAGTATTGGTAAAGACTATCTTCTTAGACGATCGCATGTTCTGTACATTGGTCGAGACCACCACGTCTAGTTGAGTTGTTGGTTCTCTACGAGAAATATTCTATACTAAAGCCCAGGATCTACCTAAACCGTACTGTACTCCATCTGCTAACAGTGCTGGCACGTCTATCAAGTGGCGCCTGGATGAAGTCGTCCAGGATATGCTACTGCGTAATTCCTGGTAGCAGTGGAAGAGTAATTAATGTTTGTTATAAGAATTAAGTATATATCTCAGAAGTTTGCTTGTTGTGTCTAATTGCATATTACTTTTAATATACTACGTCTAGCAGGTCAATGCATTTGTCTCAAAACTGCTCGTTAGTCCGCTGTATGGGACATTCTTATTTCAGTGTATGTGTGCCAAAGAATACTTTTACCGTGTTCGTATACAATATAGCTACCTTGTCGAAATATGTCCTACGAACAGAGCAT is drawn from Anabrus simplex isolate iqAnaSimp1 chromosome 1, ASM4041472v1, whole genome shotgun sequence and contains these coding sequences:
- the LOC137498965 gene encoding uncharacterized protein — its product is MILAIEAIYRKVYCRVRLEGNRLSELIECKVGLKQGCKLSPILFLLFINDILQGHGRDSWAVPAVNGLEIPGLIFADDVILLALTGGGLQKSLNMVEDFARKWSLKINGSKSKVLVVSKTKRRKNERIWAVQGEKVEEVSKLEYLGVILNRKGDWNDQVRAAKWKGTAALSVVNILESKFPGVNYSLQRMVLKTLVLGRALYGVELWGLEDKKDMLKQIISRFSKIIMQLPQCTANAGALLMCGECIEADCVKRVLKYWMRLKLGEGGAVLQAAYIQQLKHMYKGCWLTRVKEYLNRIGMGYIWKTVWHGKESGRLSEIVERVKDIQRQRLIEEGMEKCSLSLYYEIAKITRISITKVNRAERRGMVWWLLGLHKNRGWIRRADKSRCILCEKVANDLHLVKECVALDKVRNKLLNQEEQTIIKQGDDHKIISWVVKEWLRAGNLNKFLCAAKKLCVSKIEGGSGQCCS